From one Maniola jurtina chromosome 5, ilManJurt1.1, whole genome shotgun sequence genomic stretch:
- the LOC123865174 gene encoding uncharacterized protein LOC123865174 — protein MTSASSSSARSLFAESKQRLAERVQVNMNNIASLARQIQRGSKSNELLMKSAREMAATEHLTEGSEENLKKMQLIAVHMGYQYENILKSAQMLTEISEQVSTMQR, from the exons atGACATCCGCTTCGTCCAGCAGTGCGCGGTCCTTATTCGCGGAGTCGAAGCAGCGATTGGCAGAGAGAGTCCAAGTGAATATGAATAACATAGCCTCACTAGCTAGACAAATTCAGCGAGGATCAAAATCCAACGAG CTCCTGATGAAGTCAGCTAGAGAGATGGCTGCCACAGAACACCTTACAGAAGGCAGCGAAGAAAACCTCAAGAAAATGCAACTAATCGCAGTTCACATGGGATACCAATATGAAAATATTCTAAAGTCCGCTCAAATGCTAACAGAAATCAGCGAACAAGTGTCGACTATGCAGAGATGA
- the LOC123865162 gene encoding uncharacterized protein LOC123865162 isoform X1 — MVLSKKFLCLFSDEMLIELVKQRPGLYSIQSSHYSDHAYKKKTWNEIEQVIQLPSPKNRWESLRGQYRKYLGKVKKSGQKGFKISKWRYLDQMQFINDHINVEIPQLPFTDEETSVENTWFGDRASLNFPTDNGIEDQVMPDANDSDLVNEQLSDPVQTSTKTPGTRKRKIGSASIKENTSSLMKYLLENQQQERLVHPLDHFFKLMAATVKNFSPTDQYVVKTTVFNLVSGLEEKYLTQSHLDGDNNSQDRDASVQQTSHTNSTIRNPSQTGTSAMSDKNVNPYPRSPVYKSSSPQYSSGPPSTYPPSPSYSPTSPLYSTVKVEYQSNDEL, encoded by the exons ATGGTCTTATCAAAGAAATTTTTATGCCTCTTTTCAGATGAAATGCTAATCGAACTAGTGAAACAGAGGCCTGGCTTGTACAGCATACAGTCATCTCACTACAGTGACCATGCATATAAGAAAAAAACATGGAATGAAATTGAACAAGTGATACAACTGCCTT CGCCGAAAAACCGCTGGGAATCACTCAGGGGTCAATACAGAAAATATCTCGGAAAAGTCAAAAAGAGCGGCCAAAAGGGTTTCAAAATCAGCAAATGGCGATACTTGGACCAGATGCAGTTCATAAATGATCATATCAACGTCGAAATACCACAACTGCCTTTCACGGATGAAGAAACAAGTGTTGAGAATACTTGGTTTGGAGACCGAGCATCATTGAATTTTCCTACAGATAATGGTATAGAGGATCAAGTTATGCCAGATGCTAATGATAGTGATTTGGTCAACGAACAACTCAGCGATCCAGTCCAAACTTCTACTAAAACACCAGGaacaagaaaaagaaaaataggatCAGCTTCAATAAAGGAAAACACTTCATCACTGATGAAATATTTACTAGAAAACCAGCAACAGGAGCGTTTAGTTCATCCGTTGGATCATTTCTTCAAATTAATGGCTGCAACTGTTAAAAACTTTAGCCCTACCGATCAGTATGTAGTTAAAACAACTGTATTCAATCTTGTCAGTGGACTGGAAGAGAAGTATCTGACGCAATCACATCTTGACGGAGATAATAACTCACAAGACAGAGATGCCAGTGTACAGCAAACTTCGCATACAAATTCTACTATAAGAAATCCCTCACAAACTGGAACTTCAGCAATGTCTGATAAAAATGTGAATCCATATCCTCGGTCACCAGTCTACAAGTCATCATCACCACAATATTCATCAGGCCCACCAAGCACATATCCTCCATCACCAAGCTACTCGCCAACATCACCACTATATTCAACTGTCAAAGTAGAATATCAGTCAAATGATGAGTTGTAA
- the LOC123865162 gene encoding uncharacterized protein LOC123865162 isoform X2: METENCWTFEKDEMLIELVKQRPGLYSIQSSHYSDHAYKKKTWNEIEQVIQLPSPKNRWESLRGQYRKYLGKVKKSGQKGFKISKWRYLDQMQFINDHINVEIPQLPFTDEETSVENTWFGDRASLNFPTDNGIEDQVMPDANDSDLVNEQLSDPVQTSTKTPGTRKRKIGSASIKENTSSLMKYLLENQQQERLVHPLDHFFKLMAATVKNFSPTDQYVVKTTVFNLVSGLEEKYLTQSHLDGDNNSQDRDASVQQTSHTNSTIRNPSQTGTSAMSDKNVNPYPRSPVYKSSSPQYSSGPPSTYPPSPSYSPTSPLYSTVKVEYQSNDEL, translated from the exons ATGGAGACCGAAAACTGTTGGACTTTCGAAAAAG ATGAAATGCTAATCGAACTAGTGAAACAGAGGCCTGGCTTGTACAGCATACAGTCATCTCACTACAGTGACCATGCATATAAGAAAAAAACATGGAATGAAATTGAACAAGTGATACAACTGCCTT CGCCGAAAAACCGCTGGGAATCACTCAGGGGTCAATACAGAAAATATCTCGGAAAAGTCAAAAAGAGCGGCCAAAAGGGTTTCAAAATCAGCAAATGGCGATACTTGGACCAGATGCAGTTCATAAATGATCATATCAACGTCGAAATACCACAACTGCCTTTCACGGATGAAGAAACAAGTGTTGAGAATACTTGGTTTGGAGACCGAGCATCATTGAATTTTCCTACAGATAATGGTATAGAGGATCAAGTTATGCCAGATGCTAATGATAGTGATTTGGTCAACGAACAACTCAGCGATCCAGTCCAAACTTCTACTAAAACACCAGGaacaagaaaaagaaaaataggatCAGCTTCAATAAAGGAAAACACTTCATCACTGATGAAATATTTACTAGAAAACCAGCAACAGGAGCGTTTAGTTCATCCGTTGGATCATTTCTTCAAATTAATGGCTGCAACTGTTAAAAACTTTAGCCCTACCGATCAGTATGTAGTTAAAACAACTGTATTCAATCTTGTCAGTGGACTGGAAGAGAAGTATCTGACGCAATCACATCTTGACGGAGATAATAACTCACAAGACAGAGATGCCAGTGTACAGCAAACTTCGCATACAAATTCTACTATAAGAAATCCCTCACAAACTGGAACTTCAGCAATGTCTGATAAAAATGTGAATCCATATCCTCGGTCACCAGTCTACAAGTCATCATCACCACAATATTCATCAGGCCCACCAAGCACATATCCTCCATCACCAAGCTACTCGCCAACATCACCACTATATTCAACTGTCAAAGTAGAATATCAGTCAAATGATGAGTTGTAA